The Parashewanella tropica genome window below encodes:
- the lnt gene encoding apolipoprotein N-acyltransferase, protein MSFISKLHGHKWTRLVAAFLAGSSCTLAFAPYDLWGVLPVAFAIALYLGHSLNAKQSFVHWLSFGFGYFVVGISWVHVSMAEYGGMPLIASLLLMALLALYLALFPALTGYLSRRLSPKSGWQHDVLLFPALWGLMEWARGWVLTGFPWLWAGYSQTEGPLAPIAAGFGAIGLSFLIIFIAGALAQLFKKRWQSTAICLPLAVVLIFISPQFSNVTASGKTMKVAMVQGNIPQSTKWHPEMLWPTMIKYMDLTRENYDADVIIWPEAAVPAPEHLVDDFLVTANKSANLNDSAIVTGIISQTSETTFYNALIVLGNMHKKQQAHGDYVLHGSNEYKKHHLLPIGEFVPFEDWLRPIAPLFDLPMSSFTRGSYVQPDLLALGYHITPAICFEITFPEQVRDNLKANSDVILTVSNDAWFGTSIGPLQHMQIAQMRAIELGKPVLRATNNGVTAIVNPQGKITEQLPQFKTGVLQAEVPLMKGETLFYRLGQLPVLLFCGLLVVAGFVYSRKKTATD, encoded by the coding sequence GTGAGTTTTATTTCTAAATTACACGGCCACAAGTGGACACGCTTAGTGGCCGCTTTTTTAGCTGGTAGCAGTTGTACTCTTGCATTCGCTCCTTATGATCTTTGGGGTGTATTGCCCGTAGCATTTGCTATCGCTTTATACCTAGGTCACTCTCTCAATGCTAAGCAAAGCTTTGTACATTGGCTCAGTTTTGGTTTCGGTTACTTTGTTGTCGGCATTAGCTGGGTTCATGTCAGCATGGCGGAATATGGCGGAATGCCACTAATCGCCTCGCTGCTATTAATGGCGTTACTTGCACTGTATTTGGCACTGTTTCCCGCACTAACTGGATACCTAAGCCGTCGACTTTCTCCAAAAAGTGGTTGGCAACATGATGTTTTACTCTTTCCAGCATTATGGGGACTGATGGAGTGGGCAAGAGGCTGGGTATTAACCGGATTCCCTTGGCTTTGGGCGGGCTACAGCCAAACTGAAGGTCCACTTGCTCCAATAGCCGCGGGCTTTGGTGCCATTGGCTTAAGCTTCCTTATCATCTTTATCGCTGGTGCATTGGCACAACTATTTAAAAAGCGTTGGCAATCGACGGCGATTTGTTTGCCTTTAGCTGTGGTTCTTATCTTCATTTCGCCTCAATTTTCGAATGTCACCGCAAGTGGCAAAACCATGAAGGTGGCAATGGTGCAAGGGAATATTCCCCAAAGCACTAAATGGCATCCTGAAATGCTATGGCCAACCATGATCAAGTACATGGATTTAACCCGAGAGAATTACGATGCTGATGTGATAATTTGGCCAGAAGCCGCAGTTCCTGCTCCCGAGCATTTAGTTGATGATTTTTTAGTTACAGCCAATAAATCCGCCAACCTCAACGATAGCGCGATTGTAACAGGCATTATTAGTCAAACCTCTGAAACTACCTTTTACAATGCCTTAATTGTACTGGGCAATATGCATAAAAAGCAGCAAGCTCACGGTGATTATGTCCTGCATGGAAGTAACGAATATAAAAAGCATCACTTATTACCCATTGGTGAATTTGTCCCGTTTGAGGATTGGTTAAGACCCATAGCACCTCTGTTTGACTTACCCATGTCTTCGTTCACTCGTGGGAGTTATGTTCAGCCAGATTTACTTGCTTTGGGTTATCACATTACACCCGCCATTTGCTTTGAAATTACCTTCCCTGAACAGGTAAGAGATAACCTTAAAGCCAATAGTGATGTGATCCTAACTGTATCTAATGACGCTTGGTTTGGGACTTCAATCGGTCCATTGCAACATATGCAAATCGCTCAAATGCGAGCGATTGAGCTGGGTAAGCCTGTACTAAGAGCCACGAATAACGGCGTTACTGCAATCGTAAACCCTCAAGGCAAAATCACAGAACAATTGCCTCAATTTAAAACCGGTGTTTTGCAAGCAGAAGTTCCGTTAATGAAAGGGGAAACTCTATTTTATCGACTCGGCCAATTACCAGTTTTGCTGTTTTGTGGACTACTTGTCGTCGCAGGGTTTGTTTACAGTCGCAAAAAAACTGCAACTGATTAA